The stretch of DNA GCCTCGGTGTCGCTGCTGATCGTCAGGTCGCCTTCGTCGCCATCGCCCTCGAATCGGTAGGCGAGGCCGTCGACGGAGTGGCGCGTCTCGTGGGCCGACGCGTCGAAGCCGGCGACCGAGAAGTCGTGGGCGCCCACTTCGCGGACGCGCACGTCGACCCGACCGTCGAGGTAGTCGAAGGCGTCGAACAGGTCGTCGACGAGCGCCTTCGTGCCGCTCGGGCCGACGACTTCGATCCCCCCGTTGCCGGCCAGCCACCGCGCCTTCACGAGCGCGAGGAGGTCAGAGACGTGGTCGAGGTGGCGGTGGGTGAGGAGGACGGTCGAGACCCCCTCGTACCCGGGGTCGGTGGCGGCCAGACGGCCGAGGACACCCGCGCCACAGTCGACGAGCACCCGCCGGTCGTCGCGTTCGAGCAACAGGCCGGTCTGTGCCCGGTCCGGGAGCGGCATCGCGCTCCCCGTGCCGAGGAAAGTGAGGCGCATGGTGAGGCGTGGG from Haloplanus salinus encodes:
- a CDS encoding MBL fold metallo-hydrolase, whose amino-acid sequence is MRLTFLGTGSAMPLPDRAQTGLLLERDDRRVLVDCGAGVLGRLAATDPGYEGVSTVLLTHRHLDHVSDLLALVKARWLAGNGGIEVVGPSGTKALVDDLFDAFDYLDGRVDVRVREVGAHDFSVAGFDASAHETRHSVDGLAYRFEGDGDEGDLTISSDTEAFEGLASFADGSAVFVHDCSFPDDVDVSNHPTPAKLGAALAGHDYGRVYLTHLYPHTEGRHEEMLESLERRYDGDVRFARDGLRVEV